One window of Nicotiana tomentosiformis chromosome 11, ASM39032v3, whole genome shotgun sequence genomic DNA carries:
- the LOC104092430 gene encoding uncharacterized protein isoform X1, whose protein sequence is MKQLIILVGLDDEQVLASKSEESVRENNNDSQSKSTKILGNSTTFKMDDSLKCGFLKLSSVSLSQKKTLQTLQCSSVDFPVPKGERKVHTPKVWFDENAGYIVRRIALVEENGFVVRRILLDDDELCKVAEIYDEVFGKLSLIARMFKFFEALAMKISLISDKLIRLLDKDEVSLVGNIIRSFGIPVSLVSLVLQMFRYLGFRLSRLLDFSFFQAEVIQRIGANLQNLPPDRYAVLVAEPSTYYSFDFGKHLVGAVDIIVQKDDVLQHLPEAEEYVYILGNAVLKNFRIYKVATTLLKACDELAKHIF, encoded by the exons ATGAAGCAACTAATTATATTAGTCGGGCTGGATGATGAACAG GTCTTGGCAAGCAAGTCTGAAGAAAGTGTTAGAGAGAACAACAATGACTCTCAGTCTAAGTCAACCAAAATTTTGGGTAACTCTACGACATTCAAAATGGATGATTCTTTGAAGTGCGGATTCCTCAAATTGTCTAGCGTTTCTCTTTCCCAAAAAAAGACTTTGCAGACTTTACAGTGTTCTAGTGTTGATTTTCCCGTACCAAAGGGAGAGAGGAAAGTTCACACACCTAAGGTTTGGTTTGATGAGAATGCTGGGTACATTGTAAGAAGAATTGCGTTGGTGGAAGAAAATGGTTTCGTAGTAAGAAGAATTCTTTTGGATGATGATGAACTGTGTAAAGTTGCAGAAATATATGATGAAGTATTCGGCAAATTGAGTTTAATAGCTCGCATGTTCAAGTTTTTTGAAGCTTTGGCCATGAAGATCTCTCTTATTTCGGACAAGCTTATTAGACTTCTTGATAAAGATGAAGTGTCTCTTGTCGGCAATATCATTCGGTCTTTTGGTATACCAGTGTCTCTTGTGTCTCTTGTACTCCAGATGTTTCGGTATTTGGGTTTCAGATTATCTCGGCTTTTGGACTTCAGTTTCTTTCAG GCTGAAGTAATTCAACGGATTGGTGCCAACCTACAAAATTTACCACCAGACAG GTATGCAGTTTTAGTGGCGGAGCCCTCGACTTATTACTCTTTTGACTTTGGAAAACATCTTGTTGGAGCTGTCGATATAATTGTGCAGAAAGATGATGTGCTTCAACACCTCCCTGAAGCAGAAGAATATGTGTATATATTGGGAAATGCTGTCCTTAAAAACTTCAG GATATATAAAGTtgccacaactctactcaaggcATGTGATGAGCTTGCCAAACACATTTTTTAA
- the LOC104092430 gene encoding uncharacterized protein isoform X2 → MKQLIILVGLDDEQVLASKSEESVRENNNDSQSKSTKILGNSTTFKMDDSLKCGFLKLSSVSLSQKKTLQTLQCSSVDFPVPKGERKVHTPKVWFDENAGYIVRRIALVEENGFVVRRILLDDDELCKVAEIYDEVFGKLSLIARMFKFFEALAMKISLISDKLIRLLDKDEVSLVGNIIRSFGIPVSLVSLVLQMFRYLGFRLSRLLDFSFFQAEVIQRIGANLQNLPPDRYAVLVAEPSTYYSFDFGKHLVGAVDIIVQKDDVLQHLPEAEEYVYILGNAVLKNFRKKLALGS, encoded by the exons ATGAAGCAACTAATTATATTAGTCGGGCTGGATGATGAACAG GTCTTGGCAAGCAAGTCTGAAGAAAGTGTTAGAGAGAACAACAATGACTCTCAGTCTAAGTCAACCAAAATTTTGGGTAACTCTACGACATTCAAAATGGATGATTCTTTGAAGTGCGGATTCCTCAAATTGTCTAGCGTTTCTCTTTCCCAAAAAAAGACTTTGCAGACTTTACAGTGTTCTAGTGTTGATTTTCCCGTACCAAAGGGAGAGAGGAAAGTTCACACACCTAAGGTTTGGTTTGATGAGAATGCTGGGTACATTGTAAGAAGAATTGCGTTGGTGGAAGAAAATGGTTTCGTAGTAAGAAGAATTCTTTTGGATGATGATGAACTGTGTAAAGTTGCAGAAATATATGATGAAGTATTCGGCAAATTGAGTTTAATAGCTCGCATGTTCAAGTTTTTTGAAGCTTTGGCCATGAAGATCTCTCTTATTTCGGACAAGCTTATTAGACTTCTTGATAAAGATGAAGTGTCTCTTGTCGGCAATATCATTCGGTCTTTTGGTATACCAGTGTCTCTTGTGTCTCTTGTACTCCAGATGTTTCGGTATTTGGGTTTCAGATTATCTCGGCTTTTGGACTTCAGTTTCTTTCAG GCTGAAGTAATTCAACGGATTGGTGCCAACCTACAAAATTTACCACCAGACAG GTATGCAGTTTTAGTGGCGGAGCCCTCGACTTATTACTCTTTTGACTTTGGAAAACATCTTGTTGGAGCTGTCGATATAATTGTGCAGAAAGATGATGTGCTTCAACACCTCCCTGAAGCAGAAGAATATGTGTATATATTGGGAAATGCTGTCCTTAAAAACTTCAG GAAAAAGCTCGCATTGGGTTCCTAA
- the LOC104092430 gene encoding uncharacterized protein isoform X3 → MDDSLKCGFLKLSSVSLSQKKTLQTLQCSSVDFPVPKGERKVHTPKVWFDENAGYIVRRIALVEENGFVVRRILLDDDELCKVAEIYDEVFGKLSLIARMFKFFEALAMKISLISDKLIRLLDKDEVSLVGNIIRSFGIPVSLVSLVLQMFRYLGFRLSRLLDFSFFQAEVIQRIGANLQNLPPDRYAVLVAEPSTYYSFDFGKHLVGAVDIIVQKDDVLQHLPEAEEYVYILGNAVLKNFRIYKVATTLLKACDELAKHIF, encoded by the exons ATGGATGATTCTTTGAAGTGCGGATTCCTCAAATTGTCTAGCGTTTCTCTTTCCCAAAAAAAGACTTTGCAGACTTTACAGTGTTCTAGTGTTGATTTTCCCGTACCAAAGGGAGAGAGGAAAGTTCACACACCTAAGGTTTGGTTTGATGAGAATGCTGGGTACATTGTAAGAAGAATTGCGTTGGTGGAAGAAAATGGTTTCGTAGTAAGAAGAATTCTTTTGGATGATGATGAACTGTGTAAAGTTGCAGAAATATATGATGAAGTATTCGGCAAATTGAGTTTAATAGCTCGCATGTTCAAGTTTTTTGAAGCTTTGGCCATGAAGATCTCTCTTATTTCGGACAAGCTTATTAGACTTCTTGATAAAGATGAAGTGTCTCTTGTCGGCAATATCATTCGGTCTTTTGGTATACCAGTGTCTCTTGTGTCTCTTGTACTCCAGATGTTTCGGTATTTGGGTTTCAGATTATCTCGGCTTTTGGACTTCAGTTTCTTTCAG GCTGAAGTAATTCAACGGATTGGTGCCAACCTACAAAATTTACCACCAGACAG GTATGCAGTTTTAGTGGCGGAGCCCTCGACTTATTACTCTTTTGACTTTGGAAAACATCTTGTTGGAGCTGTCGATATAATTGTGCAGAAAGATGATGTGCTTCAACACCTCCCTGAAGCAGAAGAATATGTGTATATATTGGGAAATGCTGTCCTTAAAAACTTCAG GATATATAAAGTtgccacaactctactcaaggcATGTGATGAGCTTGCCAAACACATTTTTTAA